From a region of the Salvelinus alpinus chromosome 2, SLU_Salpinus.1, whole genome shotgun sequence genome:
- the LOC139552375 gene encoding zinc finger protein 135-like, producing MQQQPKCFFIHYSAGERQDYRGSSGEPQQPCDAEEAEKSLSRSGHLNNHLQRSTGRRTHCCSDCGKRFTSTSGIKIHQRIHTGEKPYSCDQCGKRFTQSTNLISHQRTHTGEKREKPYSCDECGKSFYTSRHLTVHQRTHTGENPYSCGQCGKSFTQLSSLISHQRTHTGEKPYSCDECGKSFDTSSHLTVHRRTHTGEKPYSCGQCGKSFTQQSSLISHQRTHTGEKRKKQYICDECGKSFVTSSHLIRHQITHTGEKSYSCAQCGKSFSTSSHLIRHQITHTGEKPYSCAQCVKSFTQLNNLIVHQRTHTGEKSYSCTQCGKSFTHLSSLTGHRRTHTGEKPYRCDQCGESFTSSSYLTIHQRIHTGDKPYGCDQCGKSFTASSYLTRHQRIHTGDKTYGCDQCGKSFTASSYLTKHQRTHTGDKAYICDRCDKRYSDKRSLIKHQKIHT from the exons atgcaacaacaaccaaagtgcttcttcattcattactctg caggagagagacaggactatcgtggatcctctggggagcctcaacaaccttgtgatgctgaagaggcagagaagagtctctccagatcaggaCACCTCAATAATCacctgcagagatccacagggaggagaactcactgctgctctgactgtgggaagagattcacctccacatcaggcattaaaattcatcagagaatccacacaggagagaaaccttatagctgtgatcaatgtgggaagaggttTACTCAGTCAACcaacctgatatcacaccagagaacacacacaggagagaaacgagagaaaccatatagctgtgatgaatgtgggaagagtttttataCATCTAGACATCTTACTGTacaccaaagaacacacacaggagagaatccttatagctgtggtcaatgtgggaagagttttactcagctaagcagcctgatatcacaccagagaacacacacaggagagaaaccatatagctgtgatgaatgtgggaagagttttgataCATCTAGCCATCTTACTGTACACcgaagaacacacacaggagagaaaccgtatagctgtggtcaatgtggaaagagttttactcagcaaagcagcctgatatcacaccagagaacacacacaggagagaaacgaaAGAAACAGTATATTtgtgatgaatgtgggaagagttttgttacatctagccatctgattcgacaccagataacacacacaggagagaaatcttatagctgtgctcaatgcgggaagagtttttctacatctagccatctgattcgacaccagataacacacacaggagagaaaccttatagctgtgctcaatgtgtgaagagttttactcagctaaacAACCTGatagtacaccagagaacacacacaggagagaaatcttatagctgtactcaatgtggaaagagttttactcacCTAAGCAGCCTGACAGGACACCGGagaactcacacaggagagaaaccttataggtGTGATCAATGTGGGGAAAGTTTTACTTCatctagctatctaactatacaccagagaatacacacaggagataaaccttatggctgtgatcaatgtgggaagagttttactgcatctagctatctaactagacaccagagaatacacacaggagataaaacttatggctgtgatcaatgtgggaagagttttactgcatCTAGCTATCTGActaaacaccagagaacacacacaggagataaagcGTATATCTGTGATCgatgtgacaagagatactctgataaaagatctctgatcaaacatcagaaaatacatacatga